The Paenibacillus polymyxa M1 DNA segment CCCTTATTGCTGTAATAATGGTATACCGTGCCATAGCCGAGTCCTGCCTGCACGGCGACATCGCGGATTTCCAGTAAAGGCCCTTTATTCAAAAACACATCGGCAGCGGCTTTCCGGATTTGCGCCAGACGCCGCAGCCGGATCTCTTCGTTTTGTTCCTTTGTTCGTGGAGACATCTTGTCCGTTCACCTCTTTTATTTTTGACCTACTATTATGTCAATATAAAACATTAGCTTGCGAATAACAAGAGTGAGCAAACAAACGTCCCGGCAACACCTCGTAAACGGATGAAGATCAGGTGAGTAGAGTTATGCTATACTTGCGAAGTAAAAGGGGGTGCCTACTGATGGAGAATCTATTGGGATTGTCTGTGACTTCTTACACTCATGCAAAGCCAATTATTAGGAAAGCGTTACTTTGTATGGGGCGAAACAATTTTTTAACGCTGAATAAGCTTTTTTAATATTTTTGGCTTTGCACCTTATTTTAAAAAGAATCAAAATAAGGAGCGAGCAAAATTGAGATATACGAATGCTACAAAAGTTTTACCTCAAAAACTAATTACGGAAATTCAAAAATATGTTCAAGGAGAGACTCTGTATATTCCTAAACCAAAAACGGAGTATATGAATTGGGGCAGTTTGAGTGGCGGGAGAAGGTTGCTTGAACAGCGAAATACCGAAATCAGAAATGCTTTTCAAAATCGCAGCAGTATCGAGCAATTAGCTAAGGAGTTTTTCCTTTCTACCGAAACCATTAAGAAAATTGTGTATTCACATAAAAAGTAGGGGATACACTGGTGAATATCGATCGATATTCAATTAAGTGAACATAAATAATACCTAATTTACAAAGTGGCGTGGTACTATACTCGCGTCAATGAATTTAATTTTGGCCTCATCCAGATTCCCAAATACTTTTTTGCATTTCAATTTCTATTTCAAAGGCTGTACTTCATTTTTACATTTATTATTTTTATGTCAAAAATGATTCTAACTCGTTGTTTTCATTTATAGAGCTTATTTTAATCTTTAAAATATGAATATAAACGACAGCAACAACGGATTTGGAACGGTGCCGATTCTGAATAAATGAAGGGAAACATGTGTTGATTCATTATCGTTGAAACAAGAAAGTGGGGAAGATTTATGGGGGCGCAAAAAAGTAGAAGCAGACATCTGATTGATCCAGAAATTATCAGTGCAGTTGATTTAATACCAACAACCGACCTTACCAAATCTACACTAATGGAATCACGTAAAAACCAATCTCAAATGATGCAACAATTAGATGTAACGCAGATGTTTCCTGTTACATTGGAAAAAAGGGTTGTGCCAAGTTATTTTAACGGTCCAGATATTCAAATAGAAATCATTAAGCCCAAACAATCAAAGCATAATAAGATGCCTCTATATTATTCGATACATGGAGGCGGGATGGTCTTAGGAAGTCCAGTCGTGGATCGTCCTGCTAATGCAGCTCTTGCTGCAGAACATGGTTTCTGTTGTGTATCTGTGTACTATCGCCTAGCGCCAGAGCATGTACAGCCAAGTCAGTTACAGGATTGTTATTCGGGCCTAAAATGGTGTATTGAACATGCGGAAGAGTTAGGGATAGATACTGAGAAAGTTGCCGTCGGGGGCAGTAGCGCTGGTGGCGGTTTGGCGGCTGGCTTAGCTTTGTACATTCGTGATCAGAAGGAATTCGAAATCCATCATCTAAGATTAATGAGGCCAATGCTAGATGACCGCACAAGTATCGCACCGGAGCATCCATACGCAGGCGAGTTTATTTGGACAAAACAAAGCAATTATTTTGGCTGGAAATCTGTATTGGGGGTTGAACCGGGTTCCGAGGAGGTAAGTGAATATTATGTGCCGGCCCGTGCCAAGTCTTGGGCCGGGTTGCCACCGACTTATATAAATATAGGTACCGTTGATTTATTCATTGATGAAGCCTTATTTTTTGCTAAACAACTGGTATTTGATGGTGTCTTAGTGGAATTACATGTCTATCCCGGGTACCATCATATGTCTCCCGCTTTTCCAAATGCGCATTTTTCAAAAGAAGGAGCTAGAACAAGTGAATACGCCTTACTGAAAGCTCTGAAGATATTTGATATAAATTGTAATGAGTATAATACTAAACGCTAATAAGGTATGATTGCAGTAAACAAAGCACTGTTGGAGAATATCCATCAGTGCTTTTTCATACCTACTTATGACCTGAACACATAATTTATTGATAGATTCGGTTGAGAGTCATTATATTTTTTCTACTCTTCCGACTTTTACCACCCATTTAGGGTAAAATAATACCAAGCATAAAATCCAACTATGGAAGTGGTGATGCCCCATGTCAACGAGCAGCAAACCGAATAGATTAGCCAAGGAAAAATCACCGTACCTATTACAACATGCTTACAATCCGGTAAACTGGTTCCCTTGGTCAGATGAGGCTTTTGAAATTGCTAAGCGTGATAACAAGCCAATTTTCTTGTCGATTGGCTATTCGACTTGTCATTGGTGTCATGTAATGGAGAGAGAATCTTTTGAGGATCAAGAGGTAGCTGAGGTATTAAATCAGGATTACGTATCCATTAAAGTGGATCGAGAGGAACGTCCGGACGTGGATCATATTTATATGTCCATCTGTGAGACGATGACGGGGCATGGGGGCTGGCCGCTGACGATTATGATGACGCCGGATCAGAAGCCTTTTTTTGCGGGTACGTATTTGCCAAAGGAGCAGAAGTTTGGGCGTGTCGGACTTTTGGAGTTGCTGGGTAAGGTGGGAATCCGATGGAAAGAACAGCCGGATGAGCTGATGGAGCTGAGTGAGCAGGTACTTACCGAGCATGAACGACAGGACTTGCTTGCTGGTTATCGCGGAGAACTGGATGATCAATGCTTGAATAAAGCTTTTCATGAATACAGTCACACCTTCGATCATGAATATGGTGGCTTCGGAGAAGCACCGAAGTTTCCTTCTCCACATAACTTGTCATTTCTGCTGCGATATGCACAACATACGGGGAACCAGCAGGCACTGGAAATGGTAGAGAAGACGCTGGATGCGATGTCACGGGGCGGAATCTACGACCATGTAGGCATGGGATTCTCAAGGTACTCAGTGGACGAGAAATGGTTGGTGCCGCATTTTGAAAAAATGCTGTATGATAACGCTTTGTTGGCCATCACGTATACAGAAGCTTGGCAGGTGACAGGCAAAAGACTGTACCGACAGATCACTGAACAAATTTTTACATATATCGCAAGAGACATGACGGATGCAGGAGGTGCCTTTTATTCGGCAGAGGACGCGGATTCTGAAGGAGAAGAGGGTAGATTTTACGTCTGGAGCGACTCTGAGATAAAGGCTGTACTGGGCGATGAGGATGCCTCTTTTTTCAACGACTTGTACGGAATCACACCTTACGGTAATTTTGAAGGTCACAACATTCCAAACCTGATTGATATCAATTTAGAAGCCTACGGGAACAAGCATGACTTGACCGAGCCAGAACTGGAGCAGCGGGTCAGTGAGCTAAAGGACAAGCTGTTTACTGCCAGGGAGCAGCGGGTTCATCCTCAGAAGGATGACAAGATTTTGACCTCGTGGAACGGGTTGATGATTGCTGCTTTGGCCAAGGCGGGGCAAGCTTTTGGAGATACCAGATATACAGAGCAAGCTCGAAAGGCAGAGACGTTCTTGTGGAACCATTTGAGACGGGAAGACGGACGCCTATTGGCACGGTATCGGGATGGTCAGGCAGCTTACCTCGGCTACGTAGATGATTATGCTTTTTATGTGTGGGGGTTGATTGAGTTGTACCAGGCGACCTTCGATGTACAATATCTGCAGCGGGCACTGACGCTTAATCAGAATATGATTGATCTGTTTTGGGATGAAGAACGGGACGGGTTATTCTTTACCGGATCAGATAGCGAACAATTGATATCCAGACCCAAAGAAATTTATGATGGTGCGATTCCGTCGGGTAACAGCATTGCGGCCCATAATTTTGTGCGACTTGCGCGGCTAACGGGGGAAACTCGATTGGAAGACTATGCTGCCAAGCAGTTTAAGGCTTTTGGCGGGATGGTTGCTCATTACCCCTCAGGCCACTCAGCGCTGCTCAGCGCGTTGTTGTATGCGACGGGAAAGACGAGTGAGATTGTCATTGTAGGTCAAAGGAATGATCCGCAGACTGCCCAGTTCGTTCAGGAGGTTCAAGCTGGTTTTAGGCCAAATATGGTTGTTATTTTTAAGGATAAAGGACAGCCGGAGATTGCAGAAATAGCTCCTTATATCCATGATTACGATCTTGTGGATGGCAAACCAGCCGTATATGTGTGTGAACATTTTGCCTGTCAGGCACCTGTCACCCATATCGACGACCTTAAGCATATGCTGAATAGAATAGAATAAAGCGAATTTAATCCCCTTGCGGGTGGAGCATATGGTGATTTTCGATCAATGACCTTATGTGTGCCACCTTCAAGGGGATTATTTTATGTAAAGAGGTAGGTATAGTGTAGTGAAACTAACATTTTCTTAACATCTACATTGCATTTTTTTTAATAATTTTTAGGTATATTATATCAAAGAACCGGTTCCGTTTAGCCTTGTGGTGTTCGAAAATAAGTACATATACCTATTCAACTAGCGTGTTTATATCTTTTTATATCCAAGCATTTCAGCAGGAGATGTGAAAAAACGTGAAAGGGAATCTGTCGGGTGACTGCCATCATAGACAAGACGAAGCGGCTCACCATAGGTTACGAAATTCAGGCGATGAAATGGAGATGCTAAGTAATGAAGAAGTTTTCAGGGGAAAAATGGAAGATAATAAGGGTACTCAGCAAAAATTTTAAAACAAAGCTAATGGTGGCCTTTATTGCCTTTCTGATCATACCATCCATGATTGTGGGGGCTCTTTCGTTTGAGAGCGCTAGTCAGCAGATTCGAAACCAGATCGAAGAAAGTGCCGAGCAGGCTATAATTCGTACTAATTTTATTATTGATAGTACTATTGAACCCAAGCTACATGATGCAGAATATTTTGCAGAAAGACTAAAAGGCAATCGGGTAGAGACCGAGGAACAAGCGGCTAAACTGAAAGAGTTGTTTAAGCAATATGCTGCACTTCACCCAGAAGCAGAATCCATCTATTATGGTACGAAAGACGCTAAACTTACAACCTATCCACCAAAGCAATTACCAGATAATTATGATCCACGTATTAGACCTTGGTATGATGAAGCGATAAAGGGAAATACAAAGACAGCGATTAGTTCACCTTATCTTTCGGCAGACTCAAAGCAGATGACGGTTACGGTGTCGAGAGCAACGACAGATGGATCCGGTGTTATTGGTATTGACCTGAAAATTAGTGGTATTAAAGAGACATTGAACAATATTAAAGTAGGTCATGAAGGTTATGCCATATTGCTGGATAGCAACCATACTTACATTGTTCATCCAACGAAGGTAGCAGGCGCCAAAATTACAGATATTGAATCACGCATGTTTCAGAGCGACACAGGTGAATACGAATATGAATATGAAGGTCAGCCCAAGTATATGAACTATGCGACCAATAAGCTGACAGGCTGGAAGATAGGCGGAACGCTATATTTATCTGAAGTTGATGAAGCAGCTCAGCCGATTTTGTTCAGCACTTTGCTTACTATTGTCGGTTGTCTTGTGATTGGTGTTATTATTGTTTATTTCCTAATCCGTTCCATCATCAAACCGATTTTAAAGCTTAAAGAACAGGCGGTAAATGTGAGCGCAGGAGATCTGACACAGGACATTCAAGTCATGAGCAAGGATGAGATTGGAGAATTAGGAGCAGCTTTTCAGAATATGCAGCACAACTTGCGATCCGTTATTCAGAACGTAGGAAACAGTGCGGATCACGTCGCTCTTTCTTCGAATGAGCTGACGATAAGTGCGGAACAAACCAGCGCTGCAAGTGAGCAGGTATCCCAGGCTGTGCAAGAAATTGCTAGCGGTGCGGAGAAGCAGACTACGGGGCTGGAAAATAATTCGGTTGCACTGGATGAAATAGCACAAGGAATCACCCGAATTGCTGAACGCTCGACTTCAGTAGCGGATTTGGCCAGACGTTCTGCCTTACAAGCTGAGGAAGGACGAAAATCTGTGGAGCAGACAGGCGAGCAGATGAATTCCATTCACCAGTCAGTAGAGCGTTCCAACCGGATGATTCAGACCTTGCAAGCCCGCTCTCATGAAATTGGAGAAATTACGAAGGTCATTGGCGATATCTCCAATCAGACGAACCTGTTGGCCTTGAATGCAGCTATTGAGGCTGCCAGAGCAGGTGATCATGGTAAAGGCTTTGCCATCGTTGCGGATGAGGTGCGCAAGCTGGCAGAACAGTCTCAGAGTTCTGCCACCCAGATTGCCAACTTGATTGGCGAAATTCAGCATGAAACCGAAACTACGGTGGAAACGATGGATAGGGTCACGACTGAGGTGAAGGACGGACTACAGATTTCCAAAGAGACCATTGTGAAGCTGAATCATGCGATGGAAGGCATTCGGGAGACTACGCCTCAGATAGATGATGTTGCCTCGATTGCCCAGCAAATATCAGCTAGTGTACAAGAGATTGCAGCAACAGCCAGTGAGCTAGCAACGATTGCAACCGGTAATGCCGCCACATCTGAAGAAGTTGCCGCCTCCTCACAAGAGCAATTGGCTTCTATGGAGGAAATTTCGGCTTCTGCTCAGTTGCTTTCCAATATGGCTGCTGATTTGAAGGTGATGGTCAGTCGTTTCAAATATTAAATACGAGCTTGAACGTTATGGAATATATAGTACAATAAATGCTCGGGACAGTTCTTTAAGCCTTATGGCATAAGGAATCTGTCCTGAGTTTTTTTATATTTCCGATACAGCTTCTGGCAACATATGAGAGATTACAAGGAGGACGAACACTTGGTTCGAGATTTATTGCTATATACGATCGTGATATTATTGTTAGTTTTGATTTTTCAGCGTCAGCTCATTCGTCAGGCGATCACAGGCGTATTTTATGGACTGGCAGGAATTCTGTTCTTTTATTTTGGCATAAGTGATAGAACACTGCTGACCTGTGTGTTGGAAATAGGGATTGGTCTATTGTTCATGACTCTGTTTGGGCAGGCCCTAACCCCCACCAATTATACATATGGACAGCGATTGTTGGACAAAAATCATGATCTGCTAACTTTACTTCGAGTTCAACCTGGCTTTACCTTCAGGCTGGAGAAAAGGGGTGATGAATTTTATTATATGCTGCTTGATGGTGAATTGCTGGAGCGTATGGGGCTGAATCTGCAAGTTAATTTCAATAAATGGGAGCATGTGAAGCGTATTGGGGATATTTTGGAGCTTTCCTCTGAAACACTGGAGCAGCTTACCGAATACTACAAACAGGCTTGGTTCGGGAATCGGACCGTATTTGAATTGGAGTTTTGGGAATATTCAGCTTTAATTACCTTGCATCCTGTCAGGGACGACGGGTTCACCAGATATGTCATCGGTCATGTATTGGATATTACGGAGTATAAAGCTTCCGAGCAGAAAAGAAAGGAGATGAGTGAATCTAACCATGCAAAAAGCATTTTTCTAGCTCATATGAGCCACGAAATTCGAACGCCGCTGAATGGCATCATCGGGCTCTCAAAGCTGTTGAGTAAGACTCAACTGACTGACGTTCAAAAAGATTACCTCCACAAGCTGCTCGCCTCCTCGCGTACTCTTATAGACATACTCAATAATGTATTGGATTTTTCCAAGATAGAGGCTTGTAAGCTGGAACTGGAAAGGGTCGAATTTGAGTTGGAAAACATGCTTCGGCATCTCGCAGATACTATTGGGACTTTGCTGGAACATAAAGAAATAGAGGTCGTTTTTATAACAGACCCGGAATTGCCGAAAAGCTTCAAGGGAGACCCGCTTCGAATGGAGCAAGTACTTTTAAATCTTATGACCAACGCCATTAAATTCACAGATCAAGGGCATGTTTTGTTACAGGTAAAAATGGTAGGCCAGCAGGACGGACGAGTGAGTGTCACTTTTATGGTAGAAGATACGGGCATAGGCATTTCCAAGACGGGAATGGACAAGCTATTTGTCCCTTTTACCCAAGTGAGTACATCAACCCACAGATATGGGGGTTCCGGGCTGGGTTTGGCTATTAGCAAGCAATTGGCTGAAGCTATGGGCGGTAGCGTAGAAGTAAAGAGCTGTTTAGGAGAGTATAGTCAATTTTACTTTAATGTGGAGTTGGATATCGGGGATTTAAATGTAAGAAGCACGCAGCTAGAGAAACCAAACGGCAAAGCCTTAATCATTGCACAGCATAAACTGGTGAGCCACAGCCTAAACGAATTACTGCAAGATTTGGGACTACAAACACTCACCGTTTCATCCTTTCAGGAATATGCAGATGCTTTTCAAAAGGGTGAACATTTTGATTTTGTTATGATTGATATGGGGATGGAAGGCTTTAGAGAACTTGAATCATGGAGGCATTGGTTTCATATACTGGATAAGCAAATGACTCAGGTCATTGGGCTTACAACCGTGTTCCAGTTGGAAGAAGTAGCCGCTGAAGCTACAGAACATGGGGTGGATGCCTTTTTGTCTAAGCCAGTAACTCGGAACGCTCTTCTGGAGGTGCTCCGCTTTAGCCACGAGCAGGAAAAGTCAGTGTCGGTAGATCATCATAGTCTGGAAGCTGTTGCAACCATGAATTTGCAATATGAAGTAGGGGTCTCAACACAAAAGTATCAAATCCTCGTAGCGGAGGATAACGAGATTAGCCAAGTAGTGATAACCGAGTTTTTGGCAGAGCGCGGTTTTGAGGTAACGATAGTCACAAATGGAAGAGAAGTAATAGAGTTACTGGAGCGATGTTCCTGGGATATGGTGCTGCTTGATCTACATATGCCGGAAATGGATGGTTTTGAGACGGCCAGACATATTCGAAGAAACAGGGCTTTTAACAGACTCCCCGTTATCGCTTTTACCGCGGATGCTGTGCAGACTCAACAGGAAATTTGTCTTCGTGCAGGCATTAATGACGTATTGCTCAAGCCTGTACATAAATTGACCGCAACAAGAATATTAAATAGCTGGATCCATTTAGCGTGGCTGCAAGAATTACATGGCATTCACGCGGAGAAGGCGATAGCCGGTATGGATGGCAAGGTGTATATTTTTCAATTTGCCCTACATAAATGGATACAGGAATACCAGTATCTTGATAAGAGAGTTGTGAGAAAGATGGATAATGGTCAGTTATCCTCTGCTCTTCGATTAATTCACTCGCTGAAGGGAGGGACGGGGAATCTGTGTGCGACTGAGCTGCTGGCAAAGGTGATAAAGTTGGAGAGAGCATTGAAGCGCAGCAATGAAACCTCAGGGGGAGAACTGTATCCAGACTGGAGAGAGCAACTGAGTATAGTTCAAAAGGAGATTAATCAAATTAAATCATCCATTCCCTGGATCTAACTGTGTTATTGCATAAATTTGTAGCCGATTCCCCAGATGGTCTTAATCAATTGTGGTTTCTTGGGGTCTTTTTCGATTTTTCTGCGTAAATGGTTAATATGTACGTCCACTGCCCTCTCATTAATAAAGGAGTCTGTGCCACGGAGAGCCTGAATCAATGCATATCTACTAAATACAATTCCTCGGTTCGAATAAAAAAGCTTCATCAGCTCAAATTCCGAATAGGTCATCTCTACCATCTGGCCATTAACGATAACCATTCTTCTCGCCAGATCCAAAGAAATGCCGTTTTCAGGTTCAGCTTCAGGTGAAGTGTTTCTTCCTTGCAAGCGTGTGATTTTAATCCGACGGAAAAGAGCCTCGATCCTTGCTTTGAGCTCCTGCATACTAAAAGGCTTGCAAATATAATCATCTGCTCCCAACGTAAGTGTACGAATGCGCTCTGAAATGTTGTTTTCTGTCGAAATCACGATGATTGGCACGTCCGTATGCTTGCGTATCAGCGGGCAGGGATTCACGCCATCCAAATCTGGAAGCAACAGATCTAGAAGAATAATATCGGGCTGTTCTTTATTGAGTAGGGCAATTCCCTCAGTTGCTAGTTCCACTCGAGTAACGTTGTAGCCTTCCCCTGTTAAATATAAGGAGAGAGTGTCACCCAGCATATTATCATCTTCAATAATCAAAACATTAGACATGATATGTTTCCTTATCTATTTTTAAATTTAGCAAGTTCTTTTGATAGAGTAAACTCCTTTGGACAGTCTGTCAAAAACTCAGTTTTACTCTGGAAATCCAGTAGCCAGACAGTTTTGATATATATCTATTTGATATGAAAATGTACTTTTTTTGAGATTTATCACTATAATACGACATTTTTCATATCTATTTAACAATATACTGCAAGAACATAACCTTAAATTACAAAAAATTAACAAAAGATCTCAGAAACATGCATTGACTTTAAAGAAAATTATGGTATTTTATTACATAGGAGTTGACATCCTCTGACAGACCCCTTAGAAAAACCCACTATATTAATCTTCCATTTATCTGCTCTCAATGTGCATCTCTGTATTCTTTTGTACTCTATATGTTCTTGT contains these protein-coding regions:
- a CDS encoding CD3324 family protein, which translates into the protein MRYTNATKVLPQKLITEIQKYVQGETLYIPKPKTEYMNWGSLSGGRRLLEQRNTEIRNAFQNRSSIEQLAKEFFLSTETIKKIVYSHKK
- a CDS encoding response regulator transcription factor; the protein is MSNVLIIEDDNMLGDTLSLYLTGEGYNVTRVELATEGIALLNKEQPDIILLDLLLPDLDGVNPCPLIRKHTDVPIIVISTENNISERIRTLTLGADDYICKPFSMQELKARIEALFRRIKITRLQGRNTSPEAEPENGISLDLARRMVIVNGQMVEMTYSEFELMKLFYSNRGIVFSRYALIQALRGTDSFINERAVDVHINHLRRKIEKDPKKPQLIKTIWGIGYKFMQ
- a CDS encoding hybrid sensor histidine kinase/response regulator produces the protein MVRDLLLYTIVILLLVLIFQRQLIRQAITGVFYGLAGILFFYFGISDRTLLTCVLEIGIGLLFMTLFGQALTPTNYTYGQRLLDKNHDLLTLLRVQPGFTFRLEKRGDEFYYMLLDGELLERMGLNLQVNFNKWEHVKRIGDILELSSETLEQLTEYYKQAWFGNRTVFELEFWEYSALITLHPVRDDGFTRYVIGHVLDITEYKASEQKRKEMSESNHAKSIFLAHMSHEIRTPLNGIIGLSKLLSKTQLTDVQKDYLHKLLASSRTLIDILNNVLDFSKIEACKLELERVEFELENMLRHLADTIGTLLEHKEIEVVFITDPELPKSFKGDPLRMEQVLLNLMTNAIKFTDQGHVLLQVKMVGQQDGRVSVTFMVEDTGIGISKTGMDKLFVPFTQVSTSTHRYGGSGLGLAISKQLAEAMGGSVEVKSCLGEYSQFYFNVELDIGDLNVRSTQLEKPNGKALIIAQHKLVSHSLNELLQDLGLQTLTVSSFQEYADAFQKGEHFDFVMIDMGMEGFRELESWRHWFHILDKQMTQVIGLTTVFQLEEVAAEATEHGVDAFLSKPVTRNALLEVLRFSHEQEKSVSVDHHSLEAVATMNLQYEVGVSTQKYQILVAEDNEISQVVITEFLAERGFEVTIVTNGREVIELLERCSWDMVLLDLHMPEMDGFETARHIRRNRAFNRLPVIAFTADAVQTQQEICLRAGINDVLLKPVHKLTATRILNSWIHLAWLQELHGIHAEKAIAGMDGKVYIFQFALHKWIQEYQYLDKRVVRKMDNGQLSSALRLIHSLKGGTGNLCATELLAKVIKLERALKRSNETSGGELYPDWREQLSIVQKEINQIKSSIPWI
- a CDS encoding alpha/beta hydrolase fold domain-containing protein, which encodes MGAQKSRSRHLIDPEIISAVDLIPTTDLTKSTLMESRKNQSQMMQQLDVTQMFPVTLEKRVVPSYFNGPDIQIEIIKPKQSKHNKMPLYYSIHGGGMVLGSPVVDRPANAALAAEHGFCCVSVYYRLAPEHVQPSQLQDCYSGLKWCIEHAEELGIDTEKVAVGGSSAGGGLAAGLALYIRDQKEFEIHHLRLMRPMLDDRTSIAPEHPYAGEFIWTKQSNYFGWKSVLGVEPGSEEVSEYYVPARAKSWAGLPPTYINIGTVDLFIDEALFFAKQLVFDGVLVELHVYPGYHHMSPAFPNAHFSKEGARTSEYALLKALKIFDINCNEYNTKR
- a CDS encoding methyl-accepting chemotaxis protein, giving the protein MKKFSGEKWKIIRVLSKNFKTKLMVAFIAFLIIPSMIVGALSFESASQQIRNQIEESAEQAIIRTNFIIDSTIEPKLHDAEYFAERLKGNRVETEEQAAKLKELFKQYAALHPEAESIYYGTKDAKLTTYPPKQLPDNYDPRIRPWYDEAIKGNTKTAISSPYLSADSKQMTVTVSRATTDGSGVIGIDLKISGIKETLNNIKVGHEGYAILLDSNHTYIVHPTKVAGAKITDIESRMFQSDTGEYEYEYEGQPKYMNYATNKLTGWKIGGTLYLSEVDEAAQPILFSTLLTIVGCLVIGVIIVYFLIRSIIKPILKLKEQAVNVSAGDLTQDIQVMSKDEIGELGAAFQNMQHNLRSVIQNVGNSADHVALSSNELTISAEQTSAASEQVSQAVQEIASGAEKQTTGLENNSVALDEIAQGITRIAERSTSVADLARRSALQAEEGRKSVEQTGEQMNSIHQSVERSNRMIQTLQARSHEIGEITKVIGDISNQTNLLALNAAIEAARAGDHGKGFAIVADEVRKLAEQSQSSATQIANLIGEIQHETETTVETMDRVTTEVKDGLQISKETIVKLNHAMEGIRETTPQIDDVASIAQQISASVQEIAATASELATIATGNAATSEEVAASSQEQLASMEEISASAQLLSNMAADLKVMVSRFKY
- a CDS encoding thioredoxin domain-containing protein, which codes for MSTSSKPNRLAKEKSPYLLQHAYNPVNWFPWSDEAFEIAKRDNKPIFLSIGYSTCHWCHVMERESFEDQEVAEVLNQDYVSIKVDREERPDVDHIYMSICETMTGHGGWPLTIMMTPDQKPFFAGTYLPKEQKFGRVGLLELLGKVGIRWKEQPDELMELSEQVLTEHERQDLLAGYRGELDDQCLNKAFHEYSHTFDHEYGGFGEAPKFPSPHNLSFLLRYAQHTGNQQALEMVEKTLDAMSRGGIYDHVGMGFSRYSVDEKWLVPHFEKMLYDNALLAITYTEAWQVTGKRLYRQITEQIFTYIARDMTDAGGAFYSAEDADSEGEEGRFYVWSDSEIKAVLGDEDASFFNDLYGITPYGNFEGHNIPNLIDINLEAYGNKHDLTEPELEQRVSELKDKLFTAREQRVHPQKDDKILTSWNGLMIAALAKAGQAFGDTRYTEQARKAETFLWNHLRREDGRLLARYRDGQAAYLGYVDDYAFYVWGLIELYQATFDVQYLQRALTLNQNMIDLFWDEERDGLFFTGSDSEQLISRPKEIYDGAIPSGNSIAAHNFVRLARLTGETRLEDYAAKQFKAFGGMVAHYPSGHSALLSALLYATGKTSEIVIVGQRNDPQTAQFVQEVQAGFRPNMVVIFKDKGQPEIAEIAPYIHDYDLVDGKPAVYVCEHFACQAPVTHIDDLKHMLNRIE